A window of the Mucilaginibacter sp. cycad4 genome harbors these coding sequences:
- a CDS encoding histidine kinase, with protein MPLKSFFFKLLILTQFLFSGVYASIPYQEVYLKNYSAPDGLPSSRVYYLMQDSRGFIWIATDKGVSRFDGQHFKNFTSADGLENNECFRIAEDNYHRIFFYCNNYRVCYYEDGLIHKLSSPQKVTVLPFANLFFNRYNELCVNYRLSTTVYHFDELKSGRHTIQHLNGYIYGTDGEEFILSENDLKILEQELSAGQLSYQTANTNTKPYRLAIQQNYLLLLTKDWVHVYQYQKSGITSLNKIYFTGNVTSVYLTGKNTFTVTTVKQGTYIINYLTGERKNYLNNHITTSTLIDRGNNLWFGSYDKGFFLCTNPEVKIINKESGLANEDVLKLGVAGGYLFTGHVLSVLNYIKLGVNPIPPLGSITIKQDRSDFNRITSLVTITGDRLMIGTDNGLFGLDVSNSNPLSWHPVKYAKGPIKAITQQHDTVCFISQDNVIILTNQLKHDQGYRFKPIRTTSLTKYKNSLLIGSLYGLYQFAPTPNNLIRVRILARNGINVVKCLASNNEVCAIGTEAQGVFLLAGEKIVRFRSPVIFSGDIRKLVWTDANTLWACTANGVSIISFSNNYHNYRISLLNTSNGLPSDNVADVVQNGHDYYIATDQGIAVTQNLGNTGLPRPVLINDGIPGTQSSFTYGRPVVFNCVALSYKSMGKIQYRFRLRGVDKNWSTAPSGEKRFDLLPPGNYELEAVAADRFNQLSPPLIFKFAVIPLWYQQLWLQIVAVLCAIIIVFLLVQKYYQSIIGLQKKDYENALALQRERQRISSEVHDDLGASISGIKLRTELLSQKVADQPAFKEIDAIHEAITDIATQMRLIIWSLDAENDEVSNLAGFIHKQAVKIFEYSKISLHVNASVSETGATISGEKRRQVYLLVKEVLNNIVKHSKAQNAFLEINLYKNRLQISIRDDGRGFDPDVRKHETMGIRNIYARAKRLNAELKIDTAPGKGTSISLKLNL; from the coding sequence ATGCCGTTAAAAAGCTTTTTTTTTAAACTTTTAATATTAACTCAATTTTTATTTTCCGGCGTATATGCCAGTATTCCCTACCAGGAAGTTTACCTGAAAAACTACAGTGCACCTGATGGCCTGCCCAGTTCACGGGTTTATTATTTAATGCAGGACAGCAGGGGTTTTATCTGGATAGCCACGGATAAAGGTGTGAGCAGGTTTGATGGTCAGCATTTTAAAAATTTCACATCCGCCGATGGGCTCGAAAACAATGAGTGTTTCCGGATAGCAGAGGATAATTACCACCGGATTTTTTTTTACTGCAATAATTATCGCGTTTGTTACTATGAAGACGGACTTATACATAAGCTAAGTTCACCTCAAAAAGTAACAGTATTACCTTTTGCCAATCTCTTTTTTAACCGGTATAACGAGCTTTGCGTAAATTATAGGCTTAGCACTACAGTATATCATTTTGATGAGTTAAAATCGGGAAGACACACTATCCAGCATTTGAACGGGTATATTTATGGTACGGACGGAGAAGAGTTCATCTTATCAGAAAATGACCTTAAAATACTTGAACAAGAGCTATCGGCAGGGCAGTTAAGTTATCAAACGGCTAATACCAATACCAAACCTTACCGATTGGCTATACAGCAAAATTACCTGTTATTGCTAACTAAAGATTGGGTGCACGTTTACCAGTATCAAAAAAGCGGAATCACTTCTCTCAATAAAATCTATTTTACCGGCAATGTAACTTCGGTTTATCTTACCGGTAAAAATACCTTTACTGTTACAACGGTAAAACAGGGGACGTACATTATAAACTATCTTACCGGCGAACGGAAAAATTACCTTAATAATCATATTACCACCTCAACCCTTATTGACCGGGGAAATAATTTATGGTTTGGCAGTTATGACAAAGGCTTTTTTTTGTGTACCAATCCCGAAGTAAAAATCATTAACAAAGAAAGCGGCCTGGCGAATGAGGATGTTTTAAAACTGGGCGTTGCCGGGGGCTATCTTTTTACCGGGCACGTTTTAAGTGTACTTAATTACATAAAACTCGGTGTAAATCCGATCCCACCATTAGGCAGCATAACTATAAAGCAGGACAGGTCTGATTTTAACCGGATAACCAGCCTGGTCACAATTACTGGCGACAGGCTCATGATTGGTACCGATAACGGCTTATTCGGGTTAGATGTGTCCAATAGCAACCCGTTATCATGGCACCCGGTAAAATATGCCAAAGGTCCAATAAAGGCAATCACGCAGCAACATGATACAGTGTGTTTTATTTCACAAGACAATGTTATTATATTGACAAATCAGCTCAAGCATGACCAGGGCTATAGATTTAAGCCTATACGTACAACATCTCTTACCAAGTATAAAAACAGCCTGTTGATAGGTTCACTTTATGGGTTATACCAGTTTGCACCCACTCCTAACAATCTTATCAGGGTCCGAATATTGGCCAGGAACGGAATAAATGTTGTTAAATGCCTGGCATCAAATAATGAAGTATGCGCGATAGGTACCGAAGCCCAGGGAGTGTTTTTGCTGGCCGGCGAAAAAATTGTTCGGTTTAGATCTCCTGTTATTTTTTCAGGTGACATCCGTAAACTGGTATGGACAGATGCCAATACACTATGGGCCTGTACCGCAAATGGCGTAAGCATTATCAGCTTCAGTAATAATTATCACAATTACCGCATAAGCTTGCTCAATACCAGTAACGGGCTCCCCTCAGATAACGTTGCCGATGTAGTGCAGAATGGCCATGATTATTATATAGCCACCGATCAGGGCATAGCAGTTACTCAAAATTTAGGGAATACGGGCCTGCCCAGGCCGGTATTGATTAATGACGGAATACCCGGAACTCAAAGCAGCTTTACTTACGGCCGGCCCGTTGTATTTAACTGTGTTGCCCTATCCTACAAAAGCATGGGTAAAATACAATACCGCTTCAGGCTCAGGGGTGTCGACAAAAATTGGAGCACTGCTCCATCCGGCGAAAAACGGTTCGACCTGCTCCCCCCCGGAAACTATGAGCTGGAAGCGGTGGCCGCCGATCGCTTTAACCAGTTAAGCCCCCCGCTCATTTTTAAATTTGCCGTTATACCTTTATGGTACCAGCAGCTATGGCTGCAGATTGTGGCTGTTCTATGTGCTATAATCATCGTTTTTTTGCTGGTACAAAAATATTATCAGTCCATCATCGGCCTGCAAAAAAAGGACTATGAAAATGCCCTTGCCCTACAGCGTGAACGCCAGCGCATCAGCAGTGAGGTGCATGATGATTTGGGGGCAAGCATCTCCGGCATTAAGCTGCGAACCGAATTACTTAGCCAAAAAGTAGCCGATCAGCCTGCTTTTAAGGAGATTGATGCCATTCATGAAGCTATTACCGATATAGCTACCCAAATGCGGCTGATTATCTGGAGCCTCGATGCTGAAAATGACGAGGTGAGCAACCTGGCCGGTTTTATTCATAAACAGGCCGTTAAAATATTTGAATACAGCAAGATCTCCCTTCATGTAAATGCCTCGGTTAGCGAAACCGGGGCTACCATCAGCGGCGAAAAAAGGCGCCAGGTATACCTCCTTGTGAAAGAGGTTTTAAATAATATTGTCAAACATTCAAAGGCGCAAAACGCTTTTCTGGAAATCAACCTTTACAAAAACCGGCTGCAGATCAGTATCCGTGACGACGGCCGGGGCTTTGACCCCGACGTTCGTAAACACGAAACCATGGGGATCCGTAATATTTATGCACGTGCAAAAAGATTGAATGCCGAACTAAAAATTGATACTGCCCCGGGCAAAGGAACATCCATCAGCCTTAAACTAAACCTTTAA
- a CDS encoding aspartyl protease family protein, translating into MMISVPLRIIDLHDDGFHPLVEVGLFGKTFIMVLDTGASKTAFDQTMLSEANETMNILASDKLSTGLGTNTMESFTATVSDLHIGDLPIAEFEVAVLDLSTINVAYGQMGYPQVLGVLGGDILMKYKAVIDYGKQVLKLKKPLSGKRKALHILK; encoded by the coding sequence ATGATGATATCTGTCCCGCTCCGTATTATCGACCTGCATGATGATGGTTTTCACCCGCTGGTTGAAGTTGGGTTATTTGGAAAAACTTTTATTATGGTGCTGGATACCGGCGCGTCAAAAACCGCTTTTGATCAAACGATGCTTTCCGAAGCCAATGAAACCATGAACATCTTAGCCAGCGATAAACTCTCCACGGGCCTCGGCACCAATACCATGGAATCTTTTACAGCAACAGTAAGTGACCTGCACATCGGCGACTTACCTATTGCTGAATTTGAAGTAGCTGTACTTGACCTTTCCACCATTAATGTAGCCTACGGCCAAATGGGGTACCCGCAGGTATTGGGTGTTTTGGGCGGGGATATTTTAATGAAGTATAAAGCGGTTATTGATTATGGAAAACAGGTGCTGAAACTAAAAAAGCCACTGTCGGGCAAACGTAAGGCCTTGCATATCCTGAAATGA
- a CDS encoding BamA/TamA family outer membrane protein, with the protein MIKPLKYILLSSVLLSACSTTKFLAPGQKLYTGGEVVIKDSTLKKSEKSALSEELGALLRPVPNSKILGLRFKLWLYFKTKTNKTKGLAHWLNKKGEPPVLISAVNPEQNSNILQNRLQNESYFQAQVTGDTVSKKPSSKVAKAVYTAVTGPGYKIRKIVFPQGKSTIDTAVAGTSAKTLLKTGDKYNLDVIKTERLRIDARLKEEGFYYFAPEDLIMHVDSTIAGHQVDIFVAVKNETPGRAKNIYTIDNIYVYPSYSLRDTSLMKDKAIFYKWYNIVERRNTVHTYVFANTVLMRPGQVYNRTAHNNSLNRFINLGPYKFVKNRFDDVSADSSKLNVYYFLTQYKKKSLSLDILGRTTSANYTGTQVNLNWLNRNAFKGAESLKITLFGSTDVQAGGQNAGYNVYQAGIQTTLSWPRFIGPIYPKAADAYIPHTNLSLGYSIVNRQKLYNLNSFNLSFGYQWRETEHRSHELNLINFQFVNPLSVSDEYKQSISPVNGPVNPALKHVIDKQFILGPSYSYTFTNTNEDYRTNTFYYNGKVTLSNNIYGLVTGADSAGGKPKKLFGAIFNQFVKFENEIRYFHKTGPNSTIATRFIVGVGLPYGNSTQLPYSQQFFIGGPNSLRGFRARAIGPGSFDPQTGVGTGGFLPDESGDIKIEANIEYRPKLFSIVRGALFVDAGNIWLLHSNSQQPGAVFSNKFYNDFAVDVGFGLRFDLTVLVLRTDLGIPLRTPYVRANEPRWDFNFNRSVFNLAIGYPF; encoded by the coding sequence ATGATCAAACCTTTAAAATATATACTGTTATCATCTGTTTTACTGAGCGCCTGCAGTACCACTAAATTCCTGGCGCCCGGTCAAAAACTTTACACAGGGGGTGAGGTAGTGATAAAAGACTCAACCCTGAAAAAAAGTGAGAAGAGTGCACTAAGCGAAGAGCTCGGCGCTTTATTAAGGCCGGTACCTAACAGTAAAATACTTGGTTTGCGCTTTAAGCTTTGGCTGTACTTTAAAACCAAGACCAATAAAACCAAAGGCCTGGCGCACTGGCTCAATAAAAAAGGCGAGCCCCCTGTACTGATCAGTGCTGTTAATCCAGAGCAAAACAGCAATATCCTGCAAAACAGGCTACAAAATGAAAGCTACTTCCAGGCGCAGGTAACCGGCGATACCGTAAGCAAAAAACCGTCATCAAAGGTTGCTAAAGCTGTATATACCGCGGTAACCGGGCCGGGGTACAAGATCAGGAAGATAGTGTTCCCGCAGGGTAAAAGCACTATTGATACGGCGGTTGCAGGAACATCGGCAAAAACACTGTTAAAAACCGGTGATAAATATAACCTTGATGTTATCAAAACCGAGCGCTTACGTATTGACGCACGACTGAAGGAAGAGGGCTTTTACTACTTCGCACCTGAAGACCTGATCATGCATGTGGATAGCACCATTGCCGGTCACCAGGTTGATATTTTTGTAGCTGTGAAGAATGAAACCCCGGGCAGGGCCAAAAACATCTATACTATTGATAATATCTATGTTTACCCAAGTTATTCATTAAGGGATACCTCGTTAATGAAGGATAAAGCCATCTTTTACAAATGGTATAATATTGTTGAGCGCCGTAACACGGTACATACCTATGTATTTGCCAACACCGTACTAATGCGCCCCGGCCAGGTTTATAACCGTACGGCACACAACAATTCGTTGAACCGCTTTATTAACCTTGGCCCTTATAAATTTGTAAAAAACAGGTTCGATGATGTATCGGCAGATTCGTCAAAGCTTAATGTTTACTACTTTTTAACCCAGTACAAAAAGAAATCGCTGTCGCTGGATATTTTAGGCCGCACCACATCGGCTAACTATACCGGTACACAGGTTAACTTAAACTGGCTCAACCGCAATGCTTTTAAAGGTGCCGAATCTTTAAAGATCACCTTATTTGGAAGTACAGATGTACAGGCTGGCGGGCAAAACGCCGGATATAACGTGTACCAGGCCGGTATCCAGACGACGCTTTCGTGGCCGCGGTTTATCGGGCCTATTTATCCAAAAGCGGCTGATGCATACATTCCGCATACTAACCTGAGCCTGGGTTATTCTATCGTAAACCGTCAAAAGCTGTATAATTTAAATTCGTTTAATTTATCATTCGGCTACCAGTGGCGCGAAACAGAGCACCGTTCACATGAGCTTAACCTGATCAACTTCCAATTTGTGAATCCGTTGAGCGTATCTGATGAATATAAACAAAGCATCAGTCCTGTTAACGGCCCGGTAAATCCAGCTTTAAAGCACGTAATTGACAAGCAGTTTATATTAGGCCCAAGCTACAGTTATACCTTTACTAACACCAACGAAGATTACCGCACCAATACGTTTTATTATAATGGTAAGGTTACCCTCTCAAACAATATATACGGTTTAGTAACTGGTGCCGATAGTGCAGGTGGTAAACCTAAAAAGCTATTTGGCGCGATATTTAACCAGTTTGTAAAGTTTGAAAATGAGATCAGGTATTTCCATAAAACCGGCCCGAACAGTACCATTGCAACGAGGTTTATTGTAGGCGTTGGTTTACCTTATGGCAACTCAACCCAGTTACCATACAGTCAGCAGTTCTTCATCGGCGGGCCAAACAGCTTACGCGGTTTCAGGGCAAGGGCTATTGGCCCAGGTTCGTTTGATCCTCAAACAGGCGTAGGTACCGGTGGATTTTTGCCGGATGAATCGGGCGATATTAAAATAGAGGCCAATATCGAATATCGGCCAAAGCTGTTCAGTATTGTACGCGGTGCATTGTTTGTTGATGCTGGTAACATTTGGTTACTGCACTCCAATAGTCAACAACCCGGAGCGGTGTTTAGTAACAAGTTTTACAACGATTTTGCCGTTGATGTCGGTTTCGGTTTAAGGTTTGATTTAACCGTGCTGGTGCTCCGCACCGACCTGGGTATCCCGCTCCGTACACCGTATGTGCGTGCCAATGAGCCACGCTGGGATTTCAACTTTAACCGAAGCGTATTTAACCTGGCTATCGGGTATCCGTTTTAA
- a CDS encoding S8 family peptidase — MIKRIPVTVLLLFLCFKVSWSQKHMSDEVIVSLYKATSLSPQKNPNQYYLVKFKDPAHIDNRKYNIIKRVSYNYYVVSSASAIKSDANIINNSAASPIWKASDNLAKSWKQHPARTQAIEVTVTAVNDTVISHIQQSGTITGQTGNLVRLNIKLENLPALLQQDYILFANELRRPHEELAINDIDLGLNTMSAIGANFPGVTGSGINVSVKEDRYDNDLDLLGRSFTSFKTSDITSGHATTMATLIGGNGNSYIKGLGAAPKVNFTSSSFEQLMPDSTSIFKSFRISVQNHSYGTGIENYYGAESAAYDQQIFENDSLVHVFSSGNIGTSAPESGVYSGISGVANLSGDFKQAKNVLVVGGTGRTGAPEPLSSAGPTYDGRIKPELIADGEDGTSGAAALVSGTVALLQQAYKTQNQHLPSAALIKSVLINSADETGSSGPSHKTGYGSLNALEALHTINEKRIFTGSVSNAAQTDYPITVPANCRELKVSLAWNDPAAPVNAASALVNDLDLTVTTPSGQQILPWVLSSFPSADSLAAPAKRRADTLNNTEQVSLQNPAAGTYMIHVKGRKITAGAQKFYVTHQEIIANRFEWIYPSAGDQLFAGEDNYLRWQSSFNTTLGTISVSYDHGQTWQVINNATLKKRYYTWAAPNVFTKAMVKMDIGSQIFISAEFSISKPLTLDVGYHCSSGTLLQWNPQPGSTGYSIYTIKDNLLQKLASTADTSIIIPTQQQTSTYFAVSATGSGFEGIKSYTIDATTQGVGCYVKTLLANVVNNTVVLNLQLGSVYNLKSITWEKTTAAGQYNTLATIPVSTTVNYIYTDNNPRQGKQYYRAKLTTANDEIIYSNIADAVYLQPSQFVIYPNPVAGQINIISGDINNYEFKLYGTDGKLNMVKSINELQNTIPVKLMTGIYVYTIELNGKVVYNGKLIKI, encoded by the coding sequence ATGATAAAAAGAATACCTGTTACCGTATTACTCCTTTTTTTATGCTTTAAGGTGTCATGGTCACAAAAACACATGAGCGATGAGGTAATTGTTTCACTTTATAAGGCAACATCTTTATCTCCGCAAAAAAATCCCAACCAGTATTACCTTGTAAAATTTAAAGATCCGGCACATATCGATAACCGGAAATACAATATCATCAAACGGGTTTCCTATAACTATTATGTAGTATCATCAGCCTCAGCCATCAAAAGCGATGCTAATATTATAAATAACAGCGCCGCTTCTCCCATCTGGAAAGCTTCGGATAACCTTGCGAAAAGCTGGAAACAGCATCCGGCACGCACACAAGCTATTGAGGTTACGGTTACTGCTGTTAATGACACCGTTATCAGCCACATCCAACAATCCGGAACCATTACCGGCCAAACCGGCAACCTGGTACGCCTCAATATCAAATTAGAAAACCTGCCGGCCTTACTGCAGCAGGACTATATACTATTTGCCAATGAGCTGCGCCGGCCTCATGAAGAACTTGCCATTAACGATATCGACCTCGGCTTAAATACCATGTCGGCTATAGGGGCTAATTTTCCGGGAGTAACAGGATCCGGCATTAATGTTTCTGTAAAAGAAGACCGCTATGACAATGACCTCGACCTGTTAGGCCGCAGCTTCACATCATTCAAAACATCCGATATCACATCGGGGCATGCTACCACTATGGCAACACTTATAGGCGGCAACGGAAACTCATACATTAAAGGTTTGGGGGCCGCACCCAAAGTAAATTTCACCTCATCATCATTTGAACAATTAATGCCCGATAGCACCTCCATTTTTAAATCATTCAGGATTTCGGTGCAAAACCACTCGTATGGCACCGGCATTGAAAATTATTATGGGGCCGAAAGTGCCGCTTATGATCAGCAGATTTTTGAAAACGACTCGCTGGTGCATGTATTTTCATCGGGCAATATCGGCACTTCCGCGCCCGAAAGCGGGGTGTACAGCGGCATAAGCGGGGTAGCCAACCTCTCGGGCGATTTTAAGCAGGCTAAAAATGTATTGGTAGTTGGCGGCACCGGCAGAACAGGTGCCCCCGAACCCTTAAGCTCGGCCGGGCCAACATATGATGGCCGCATCAAACCCGAATTGATTGCCGATGGTGAAGACGGTACTTCTGGTGCTGCAGCCCTGGTATCTGGCACTGTGGCATTACTACAGCAGGCCTATAAAACACAAAACCAACACCTGCCCTCTGCCGCACTCATAAAAAGTGTACTCATTAACTCGGCCGATGAAACAGGCTCATCCGGGCCAAGTCATAAAACTGGCTATGGCTCGCTGAATGCATTGGAGGCGTTGCACACCATCAATGAAAAACGCATTTTTACCGGTTCGGTCAGCAATGCTGCACAAACGGATTATCCTATAACAGTCCCCGCAAATTGCCGGGAGCTTAAAGTTTCATTAGCCTGGAACGACCCCGCAGCGCCTGTTAATGCAGCATCGGCACTGGTGAATGACCTCGACCTTACTGTCACCACCCCATCCGGGCAGCAAATTTTACCATGGGTGCTCAGCAGCTTCCCTTCTGCCGATTCATTAGCTGCTCCGGCAAAAAGACGGGCAGATACCTTAAACAATACAGAACAGGTAAGTTTACAAAACCCTGCGGCAGGCACATACATGATACACGTTAAGGGCAGAAAGATTACTGCCGGGGCTCAAAAATTTTATGTTACCCACCAGGAGATCATAGCCAACAGGTTTGAATGGATCTACCCATCGGCCGGCGACCAGCTTTTTGCCGGCGAGGATAATTACCTGAGATGGCAAAGCTCATTCAATACCACATTGGGTACAATAAGCGTTAGCTATGATCACGGCCAAACCTGGCAGGTCATCAATAACGCCACGCTAAAAAAACGTTATTACACCTGGGCAGCGCCTAACGTTTTTACCAAAGCCATGGTTAAAATGGATATTGGCAGTCAAATTTTTATCAGCGCCGAGTTCAGCATTTCAAAACCTTTAACACTTGATGTAGGATACCATTGCAGCAGCGGCACCCTCCTGCAATGGAACCCCCAACCGGGCAGCACCGGCTACAGCATTTATACTATTAAAGACAACCTGCTTCAAAAACTTGCATCAACCGCCGATACCAGCATTATTATACCCACGCAGCAACAAACTTCAACTTACTTTGCAGTAAGCGCCACAGGCAGCGGTTTTGAAGGCATAAAAAGTTATACCATTGATGCAACCACGCAGGGGGTTGGCTGCTATGTAAAAACATTACTGGCCAATGTGGTCAACAATACTGTGGTGCTCAACCTTCAATTGGGCAGTGTTTATAATCTTAAATCCATCACCTGGGAAAAAACAACCGCCGCGGGCCAATACAATACTTTAGCCACCATACCGGTTAGTACAACGGTAAATTATATATACACCGACAATAATCCCCGGCAGGGCAAACAATACTACCGGGCTAAGCTTACCACTGCCAACGACGAAATCATTTACTCCAACATAGCCGATGCCGTTTATTTACAGCCAAGCCAGTTTGTGATATACCCCAACCCGGTTGCCGGGCAAATCAATATCATCAGCGGCGATATCAACAATTACGAATTTAAATTATACGGCACCGATGGTAAGTTAAACATGGTTAAAAGCATCAACGAATTGCAAAACACCATCCCCGTAAAGCTCATGACAGGCATTTATGTTTATACCATCGAGCTAAATGGCAAAGTGGTTTATAATGGTAAACTGATAAAGATTTAA
- a CDS encoding response regulator transcription factor, which translates to MLQIILLEDNLHYRRGLEQIIHDMSGVSLMGSYANAEAVLKKINELKPDIFIVDINLEGMSGIEFIRRAKPLLPDAEFLMCTINDDNTNIFESLKSGATGYMLKESSADEIRNAITEIAAGGSPMSAYISRRVIASFNTAAAKPATVAAENLTEREVEVLNHLARGLQYKEIADRLEITTGTVKKHIRNTYIKLQVQNKVEAINKFRAI; encoded by the coding sequence ATGCTCCAGATAATTTTGTTAGAGGATAATTTACATTACCGGCGCGGGCTGGAACAGATTATTCATGATATGAGCGGCGTAAGTTTGATGGGCTCATACGCTAATGCCGAAGCCGTATTAAAAAAGATAAACGAGCTTAAACCCGATATTTTTATCGTTGACATAAACCTTGAAGGCATGTCGGGCATTGAATTTATACGGCGGGCCAAGCCCCTGCTCCCGGATGCCGAATTTTTGATGTGTACCATCAACGACGACAATACCAATATTTTTGAATCGCTAAAGAGCGGCGCAACAGGCTATATGCTCAAAGAATCATCGGCCGATGAGATCAGGAATGCCATTACCGAAATCGCGGCCGGCGGTTCGCCCATGAGCGCCTATATCTCACGCAGGGTCATCGCATCATTTAATACTGCTGCTGCAAAACCTGCCACTGTTGCCGCCGAAAACCTCACAGAGCGCGAGGTTGAAGTACTTAACCACCTGGCGCGCGGCCTCCAGTACAAAGAAATTGCCGATCGCCTTGAAATTACTACCGGTACCGTTAAAAAACACATTCGCAATACCTACATCAAGCTGCAGGTACAAAACAAAGTAGAAGCGATTAATAAATTCCGCGCAATTTGA
- a CDS encoding M57 family metalloprotease, translating into MKRKLLLGIGLSVLVGVSVLFSCSKDKAAKTTTASQTAIPDDVLKSISNLGFSTDEVRKQGNGYLVEGDILLTQANLSEASTSPTLRIADVEQYRTTNLVKNLPRTVTVSVSNLPTVYLNAATAAVARYNALNLTLKFQMVSSGGTIQIIGFNEGPSGGYITLGSSGFPTSSGNPYNQIQMNTNEQAYGANPDLGYVTSVIQHELGHCIGFRHTDYMNRAFSCGGRHVNEGSAGIGAINIPGTPTKADAGSWMLACSSGTDRTFNANDQVALNYLY; encoded by the coding sequence ATGAAAAGAAAACTATTATTAGGGATCGGATTAAGCGTGCTTGTCGGGGTCTCTGTACTATTCTCCTGTTCAAAAGACAAGGCTGCAAAAACTACAACCGCCAGCCAAACCGCTATCCCGGATGATGTACTGAAAAGCATTTCAAACTTAGGCTTCAGTACCGATGAAGTGCGCAAACAGGGCAATGGATATCTTGTTGAAGGAGATATTCTCTTAACCCAGGCCAATTTATCTGAAGCAAGCACCAGCCCTACCTTAAGAATTGCTGATGTTGAACAATACCGTACTACAAACCTGGTTAAAAACCTGCCCAGAACGGTAACCGTATCGGTTTCAAATTTACCTACTGTTTACCTTAACGCGGCTACCGCAGCGGTTGCACGTTACAATGCGTTAAACCTTACACTTAAGTTTCAAATGGTAAGCAGCGGCGGTACAATCCAGATCATCGGCTTTAACGAGGGGCCAAGCGGTGGTTATATTACCTTAGGTTCATCAGGCTTCCCTACTTCATCGGGCAACCCATATAACCAGATCCAGATGAATACCAACGAACAGGCTTATGGTGCAAACCCTGATCTGGGTTATGTAACATCAGTTATTCAACATGAGCTGGGCCATTGCATCGGTTTCCGTCATACCGACTATATGAACCGCGCTTTCAGCTGCGGTGGCCGACATGTAAACGAAGGTTCGGCAGGTATTGGCGCTATCAACATTCCGGGCACACCAACCAAAGCCGATGCCGGTTCATGGATGTTAGCCTGCTCAAGCGGTACCGACCGTACGTTCAATGCCAACGATCAGGTAGCGTTAAATTATTTATACTAA